A single window of Synechococcus sp. C9 DNA harbors:
- a CDS encoding efflux RND transporter permease subunit: MFNLAAGFIKRPVLTTVCSLLIILLGGIAIPLLPLAKLPDLAPKQVQVTANFQGADAQTTTDNVTTVLERQINGTEDMLYMSSYTDSTGNATINVSFPVEIDANIAQVLVQNNVSTAQPQLPESVNRTGVTTTKQSPSITIAYGIYSEKNEQGEFIYDNTFLSNYVDRYITDEIKRLNGVGAVTIAGQRQYAMRIWLNPDALAARGVTAQEVINAINNQNIQVGAGVIGQEPAPLGQQYQLNLRAVGRFTTPQEAEAIVVKTGSDGALIRIKDVGRAEVGAQNYSVTAIFNQSPAVALLVYQLPGSNAWNTGQLVRAKMDELARDFPPGLKATVALDNTDFVAAALQEAFKTLFEAILLVFLVILLFLQDWRTTIIPSIAIPVSLIGAMAFALAFGFSMNQLTLFGVILATGLVVDDGILVVEAVAHKIGQGLRPVQAALDSMGELLGAIIATSLVLVAVFIPVTFFPGTTGIVYKQFALIIVFAIIISTFNAMSFSPTMAAILMRPNQGMHGPLASLFEAFNQGFEWVKQGYTGLVSQVIRWRWFVIPVFVVGLIASGWIYQVTPQGFIPEEDQGYFFMLGEAPATVSLQYTTEQVKRVEELMLQKEEVASVMGISGFSFTGNASNKALFFVKLKPWEERKGIQKSVFGLLRWANRLMATEITGMRVSAVNAPAIDGLGSTGGMEFYLQDRAYRGMDALIGNGLKFLEAAKQRPEIASIFPNFTPSAPLLQVSIDRNLANAQNVDINTVFNTMQTYLGATYVNQYVLGGFLYRVYAQADAQYRSDPQAIDQLYVRSRDGRSVQLSQVVRLEKITYPPIVQHYNIYTAIDILASPAPGYSTGDAMRAIEEVAKEELAPGFAIAWTGMAFQERAAAGAAPIVFGLSFVIVFLVLAAQYESYIDPLIIMLTVPLSILGALGAIQLRANLLQSWSGWPAVNNNMYTQIALVMLIALASKNAILIVEFANQSHKETGMNFTQAAIHACQERLRPILMTVFSGLVGFAPLLVAKGAGAMSRWSLGTALFGGYLISTVLSLFLVPVLYVVIKNLERQFFSDDEGETPAETPAPTPTEQPAPVMRFEGGSSEGQS, translated from the coding sequence ATGTTCAATCTTGCCGCTGGTTTCATCAAACGCCCGGTACTGACCACGGTTTGCTCGTTGTTGATTATCTTGCTGGGGGGGATCGCCATTCCCCTGTTACCTCTGGCAAAATTGCCGGATTTGGCTCCCAAACAGGTGCAGGTAACGGCGAATTTCCAAGGGGCGGATGCCCAAACCACCACCGATAATGTGACCACGGTTTTGGAACGGCAAATCAATGGCACGGAAGATATGTTGTATATGTCTTCCTATACGGATAGTACGGGCAATGCTACGATTAATGTTTCTTTTCCGGTGGAAATTGATGCCAATATCGCCCAGGTTTTGGTGCAAAACAATGTGTCAACCGCCCAACCCCAGTTACCGGAATCCGTGAACCGTACCGGGGTGACCACCACCAAACAATCCCCCAGTATCACGATTGCCTACGGGATTTATTCCGAGAAAAACGAGCAAGGGGAATTTATCTACGACAACACATTTTTAAGCAATTACGTTGACCGTTATATTACGGATGAAATCAAACGCCTGAATGGGGTGGGGGCAGTCACCATTGCGGGACAACGGCAGTACGCCATGCGGATTTGGCTGAATCCCGATGCCCTGGCCGCCCGGGGGGTAACCGCCCAGGAGGTGATCAATGCGATTAACAATCAGAATATTCAGGTGGGGGCGGGGGTGATTGGCCAAGAACCGGCTCCCCTTGGGCAACAGTACCAGTTGAATTTGCGGGCGGTGGGGCGATTTACCACACCCCAGGAAGCGGAAGCGATTGTGGTGAAAACGGGGAGCGATGGGGCGTTGATCCGGATCAAGGATGTGGGGCGGGCGGAGGTGGGTGCCCAGAACTACAGCGTGACGGCGATTTTCAACCAATCCCCGGCGGTGGCCTTGTTGGTGTATCAGTTGCCGGGTTCCAACGCCTGGAATACGGGTCAGTTGGTGCGGGCCAAGATGGACGAACTGGCACGGGATTTTCCGCCGGGACTCAAGGCCACCGTGGCGTTGGATAATACGGACTTTGTGGCCGCCGCCTTGCAGGAAGCCTTCAAGACCCTGTTTGAGGCGATTCTGCTGGTCTTTTTGGTGATTTTGCTCTTTTTGCAGGATTGGCGCACCACGATTATTCCCTCCATTGCCATTCCCGTCTCCCTGATTGGGGCGATGGCCTTTGCCCTGGCTTTTGGATTTAGCATGAACCAACTCACCTTGTTTGGGGTGATTTTGGCCACCGGGTTGGTGGTGGATGACGGGATTTTGGTGGTGGAGGCGGTGGCGCACAAAATTGGGCAAGGGTTGCGCCCGGTGCAGGCGGCGCTGGACTCGATGGGGGAATTGTTGGGGGCGATTATTGCCACATCCTTGGTATTGGTGGCGGTGTTTATCCCGGTGACCTTTTTCCCTGGCACGACCGGGATTGTGTATAAACAATTTGCCCTGATTATTGTATTTGCCATTATTATTTCGACGTTTAATGCTATGAGTTTTTCCCCGACGATGGCGGCGATTTTGATGCGTCCCAACCAGGGAATGCACGGGCCCTTGGCGAGTCTTTTTGAGGCATTTAACCAGGGCTTTGAATGGGTCAAACAGGGTTATACGGGGTTGGTGAGCCAGGTGATCCGCTGGCGTTGGTTCGTGATCCCGGTCTTTGTGGTGGGGTTGATCGCCTCGGGTTGGATTTACCAGGTCACGCCCCAGGGGTTTATCCCGGAGGAGGATCAGGGCTATTTCTTTATGCTGGGGGAAGCGCCTGCGACCGTTTCCTTGCAGTACACCACCGAGCAGGTCAAGCGGGTGGAGGAACTGATGCTCCAGAAGGAGGAAGTGGCGAGTGTGATGGGCATCAGCGGTTTTAGTTTTACGGGGAATGCCAGCAATAAGGCGCTATTTTTTGTGAAGCTCAAACCCTGGGAGGAACGCAAAGGGATTCAAAAATCCGTGTTTGGTCTCCTGCGCTGGGCGAATCGGCTGATGGCGACGGAAATCACCGGGATGCGGGTGTCGGCGGTGAATGCCCCGGCGATTGATGGGTTGGGCAGTACGGGGGGGATGGAGTTTTATCTCCAGGATCGGGCGTACCGGGGGATGGATGCCCTGATTGGCAATGGGCTGAAATTTTTGGAAGCGGCGAAGCAACGCCCGGAAATTGCCAGTATTTTTCCCAATTTCACCCCCAGTGCGCCTCTACTGCAGGTGAGTATTGACCGGAATTTAGCCAATGCTCAAAATGTGGACATCAATACGGTGTTCAATACCATGCAGACCTACCTGGGGGCGACCTATGTGAATCAGTATGTGTTGGGCGGCTTTTTGTACCGGGTCTATGCCCAGGCGGATGCCCAATACCGCTCCGACCCCCAGGCGATTGACCAGTTGTATGTGCGTTCCCGGGATGGCCGTTCGGTGCAGTTGAGCCAGGTGGTACGGTTGGAAAAGATTACCTATCCGCCGATTGTACAGCATTACAATATTTATACAGCTATTGACATTCTTGCCAGCCCTGCTCCTGGGTATAGTACGGGGGATGCCATGCGGGCGATTGAGGAGGTGGCCAAGGAGGAGTTGGCACCGGGGTTTGCGATTGCCTGGACGGGGATGGCGTTTCAGGAACGGGCGGCGGCGGGGGCGGCTCCCATTGTGTTTGGGTTGTCGTTTGTGATTGTGTTTTTGGTGTTGGCGGCGCAGTACGAAAGCTATATTGACCCGTTGATTATTATGCTGACGGTGCCCCTGTCGATCCTGGGGGCGTTGGGGGCGATCCAACTGCGGGCGAATCTCCTGCAATCCTGGAGCGGCTGGCCGGCGGTGAATAACAATATGTACACCCAAATTGCCCTGGTGATGCTGATTGCGTTGGCGAGTAAAAATGCGATTTTGATCGTGGAATTTGCCAACCAGTCCCACAAGGAGACGGGGATGAATTTCACCCAGGCGGCCATTCATGCCTGTCAGGAGCGACTGCGCCCGATTTTGATGACCGTGTTTTCCGGGTTGGTGGGGTTTGCGCCGCTGTTGGTGGCGAAGGGGGCGGGGGCGATGAGCCGTTGGTCCTTGGGAACGGCCTTGTTTGGGGGTTATCTGATTTCTACGGTGCTGAGTTTATTCCTGGTGCCGGTGCTGTACGTGGTGATTAAAAACCTGGAGCGGCAATTTTTCTCCGATGATGAAGGAGAAACCCCGGCAGAAACGCCTGCCCCCACGCCCACGGAACAGCCTGCGCCGGTGATGCGCTTTGAGGGGGGTTCCTCGGAGGGGCAGAGCTAG
- a CDS encoding efflux RND transporter periplasmic adaptor subunit, whose translation MKTWKRGAWGGVLSLLVFVTAACSTKKAAGPREIPVKTQEVVSGLLEDSSQFVGNLEALARVSLRPQINGRITQIPVTNGAQVRAGTVIARLEPDQTATELAGALAGVQAAQDGVRQAQANLRAARSQQNAAQATLELQKLEYKRAVELLAEGVIAQQTKDTATKNLEVAQANLKATADQVKAAEAALEQANANLRQAQANAGTARVSFDFKAVLSPIDGMVADIPLRVGDFVQTGQQITQIVRNDVLDLRIAVPTSRLNQLRRDLPVILEDPNTGERLSQGRLYFISPEVDTGAQTILTKAQFRNPQGQLRDGQYVQARLVWNRQPGLLVPVVAVTPVGAQAFVFTVGEQEGRPVARKKPVQLGAIQGQQYQVRSGLQPNEQVIVSGLLGLVDGAPIRPTAQTATNPTP comes from the coding sequence ATGAAAACCTGGAAACGGGGAGCATGGGGCGGGGTTTTGAGCCTATTGGTCTTCGTCACCGCCGCCTGTAGCACCAAAAAAGCCGCTGGTCCCAGGGAAATCCCCGTCAAGACCCAGGAAGTGGTAAGCGGTCTATTGGAGGATAGTTCCCAATTTGTCGGCAATTTGGAAGCCCTGGCGCGGGTCTCCCTACGTCCCCAAATCAACGGCCGGATTACCCAAATTCCCGTGACCAATGGGGCACAGGTGCGCGCCGGGACGGTCATTGCCCGTTTGGAGCCGGATCAGACCGCCACAGAATTGGCGGGGGCCTTGGCTGGGGTACAGGCGGCTCAGGATGGGGTGCGCCAAGCGCAGGCGAATTTGCGGGCGGCTCGTTCCCAACAGAATGCCGCTCAAGCCACCCTAGAGTTACAAAAATTAGAGTACAAACGGGCGGTGGAATTGTTGGCGGAAGGGGTCATTGCCCAACAAACCAAGGACACGGCCACCAAAAATTTGGAAGTGGCGCAGGCGAATTTGAAAGCCACAGCGGATCAGGTGAAAGCCGCCGAAGCCGCCCTGGAACAGGCCAATGCCAATTTGCGCCAAGCCCAGGCCAATGCGGGTACGGCCCGGGTGAGTTTTGATTTTAAGGCGGTTTTGTCTCCCATTGATGGCATGGTGGCGGATATTCCCCTGCGGGTAGGGGATTTTGTCCAGACCGGGCAACAGATCACCCAAATTGTGAGAAATGATGTGCTAGATTTGCGGATTGCCGTGCCCACCAGCCGCTTGAACCAACTGCGCCGGGACTTGCCGGTGATTTTAGAAGACCCCAATACCGGTGAACGCCTGTCCCAAGGGCGATTGTATTTCATTTCTCCAGAGGTGGATACGGGCGCACAAACCATTCTCACCAAGGCGCAATTTCGCAATCCCCAGGGACAACTGCGGGATGGACAATATGTGCAGGCTCGGCTGGTCTGGAACCGGCAACCGGGTTTATTGGTGCCTGTGGTCGCCGTCACCCCCGTGGGGGCCCAAGCCTTTGTCTTCACCGTAGGGGAGCAAGAGGGCCGCCCCGTGGCCCGCAAAAAACCGGTGCAGTTGGGAGCCATCCAGGGGCAACAGTACCAAGTCCGCTCCGGTTTACAGCCGAATGAACAGGTGATTGTCTCCGGCTTGTTGGGGTTGGTGGATGGTGCCCCGATCCGTCCCACCGCCCAGACTGCGACCAACCCTACCCCCTGA
- a CDS encoding glucokinase, producing the protein MAKPVVLVGDIGGTNTRFELLRLADPPQVLLVQNYQNDDYPDLGAIGREFLGQSPVSPDLACLAVAGPVEDNSMNLTNRGWRVSGSELATQMGIPHVHLINDLEAVGYGIRFLHPQDWVVLQEGTVVPQAPIGVVAAGTGLGECFLTWDGQKYRVWPSEGGHTDFAPRNDRELGLWKYLQSQFGRVSAERVVSGPGLWNIYSYLAQVFPEQARPEILAAKNPALITENLHDPLCSQTVDIFVANYGSEAGNLALKLLARGGIYLTGGIAPRLVERFQQGGFMRAFLDKGRMGPLLVSIPIFLVTATRVGLLGAIEAARQYIKDSG; encoded by the coding sequence GTGGCGAAACCCGTGGTATTGGTGGGGGATATTGGCGGGACAAATACCCGTTTTGAACTGTTGCGTCTGGCTGACCCCCCCCAAGTTCTGCTGGTGCAAAATTACCAAAACGATGACTACCCGGATTTGGGTGCCATTGGTCGGGAGTTTTTGGGTCAAAGCCCTGTTTCGCCGGATTTGGCCTGTTTGGCTGTGGCTGGCCCTGTGGAAGATAATTCTATGAATTTAACCAACCGGGGTTGGCGGGTGAGCGGATCGGAGTTGGCAACACAGATGGGGATTCCCCACGTCCATCTGATCAACGATCTGGAGGCGGTGGGCTACGGGATTCGCTTTCTCCATCCCCAGGACTGGGTGGTACTCCAGGAAGGAACGGTTGTCCCCCAGGCGCCGATTGGGGTGGTGGCGGCGGGCACCGGGTTGGGGGAATGTTTTCTCACCTGGGATGGACAGAAATACCGGGTGTGGCCTTCCGAGGGGGGGCATACGGATTTTGCGCCCCGCAATGACCGGGAGTTGGGGTTATGGAAGTATTTACAATCCCAGTTTGGTCGGGTGTCGGCGGAGCGGGTCGTCTCGGGGCCAGGGTTGTGGAATATCTACAGCTATCTCGCCCAGGTTTTTCCCGAACAGGCACGCCCGGAAATTTTAGCGGCTAAGAACCCAGCTTTGATTACCGAGAATCTACACGACCCCCTGTGTAGCCAAACGGTAGATATATTCGTGGCGAATTATGGCAGTGAAGCGGGGAATCTTGCCCTCAAACTGCTCGCCCGGGGGGGGATTTATTTGACAGGTGGGATTGCCCCCCGTTTGGTGGAGCGGTTTCAGCAGGGAGGATTTATGCGGGCGTTTTTGGATAAGGGGCGGATGGGGCCGTTGTTGGTTAGCATACCGATATTTTTGGTAACAGCGACCCGGGTGGGTTTATTGGGGGCAATTGAGGCGGCACGGCAATATATTAAAGATTCTGGCTAA
- a CDS encoding pseudouridine synthase — protein sequence MKYRYLLLNKPYRVLCQFQDAQGRPTLKDYVPVPGVYAAGRLDYDSEGLVLLTNDGRLQHRLTDPRYGHPRTYWVQVEGCPTPEALAELRQGVRIQDYMTRPAVVQVLPQEPDVPPRDPPIRFRRHIPTTWLRLTLREGRNRQVRRMTAAVGYPTLRLVRVAIGELHLQDLAPGCWRELNNQERQSLLRLGNVQKL from the coding sequence ATGAAATACCGCTATTTACTCCTCAACAAGCCCTATCGGGTGTTGTGTCAATTTCAGGATGCCCAAGGGCGACCCACGCTCAAGGATTATGTGCCGGTGCCGGGGGTGTATGCCGCTGGGCGGTTGGATTATGACAGCGAAGGGTTGGTGCTCTTGACGAATGATGGGCGTTTGCAACATCGGTTGACCGACCCCCGCTATGGTCATCCCCGTACCTACTGGGTGCAGGTGGAAGGGTGTCCGACCCCGGAGGCGTTGGCTGAGTTGCGCCAGGGCGTGCGGATTCAAGACTACATGACTCGACCAGCAGTGGTGCAGGTGTTGCCCCAGGAGCCGGACGTGCCGCCCCGAGACCCGCCGATTCGCTTTCGCCGCCATATCCCCACCACTTGGTTGCGCCTGACTTTGCGGGAAGGACGGAATCGCCAGGTGCGCCGTATGACCGCAGCCGTGGGCTATCCGACCCTGCGATTGGTGCGGGTGGCAATCGGTGAATTACATTTGCAGGACTTGGCACCGGGGTGTTGGCGAGAATTGAATAACCAGGAGCGGCAAAGTTTGCTCCGGCTGGGTAATGTTCAAAAGTTGTAG
- a CDS encoding anhydro-N-acetylmuramic acid kinase produces MWKLTEVQQLTKRRVAGLMSGTSMDGIDVCICEIQTQPWQCHWLTAQTISYPESLRFSLMQTQGNVAQIAHWHRQIGEAFREALAKILADFPTELHLIGSHGQTIYHEHQKVTWQLGEVAFLAAAFGCPVVSDFRIHDVAVGGSGAPLVPYVDAQLFGYLHRPVLALNLGGIANFTLVADGQAVMALDCGPANMVLDELASLFSRGQMRLDRDGAWAAQGQVRQAWLDDLMAHPFLQQPPPKSAGREQFGGLFVQELMNHTNPGSPRSWYDLFATVTRFTAMAIFSHYERWIYPHQPITEVIVSGGGVHNPVLMRELTQLFHPIPVSTSTNYGIDPDSKEALAFAILASERIDYKPTNIPAVTGAKRPVLLGKITEL; encoded by the coding sequence ATGTGGAAATTAACTGAGGTGCAGCAGTTAACCAAACGACGGGTGGCGGGGCTGATGTCCGGTACTTCGATGGATGGGATTGATGTATGTATTTGTGAAATTCAGACCCAGCCTTGGCAATGTCACTGGCTCACAGCGCAAACCATTTCCTATCCCGAATCCCTGCGATTTTCCCTAATGCAAACCCAAGGAAATGTAGCCCAAATTGCCCATTGGCATCGCCAGATTGGGGAAGCTTTTCGAGAGGCGTTGGCGAAGATTTTAGCCGATTTTCCAACGGAATTGCATTTAATTGGCAGTCACGGGCAAACTATTTATCATGAGCATCAAAAAGTTACCTGGCAATTAGGGGAAGTGGCTTTTTTGGCGGCGGCATTTGGCTGTCCGGTGGTGTCGGATTTTCGCATTCATGATGTGGCGGTGGGGGGGAGTGGTGCCCCGTTGGTTCCCTATGTGGATGCCCAGTTATTTGGTTATTTGCACCGCCCGGTGTTGGCTTTGAATTTAGGGGGAATTGCTAATTTTACTTTGGTCGCTGATGGTCAGGCGGTTATGGCTTTGGATTGTGGCCCGGCGAATATGGTTTTGGATGAATTAGCCAGCCTGTTTAGTCGGGGGCAAATGCGGCTGGATCGGGATGGGGCTTGGGCGGCTCAAGGGCAGGTTCGCCAAGCATGGTTAGATGATTTAATGGCGCATCCTTTTTTACAGCAACCACCCCCCAAATCCGCCGGGCGGGAACAGTTTGGTGGACTATTTGTGCAGGAATTAATGAACCATACCAATCCCGGTTCGCCTCGTTCCTGGTATGACCTGTTTGCGACGGTGACCCGCTTTACGGCAATGGCGATTTTCTCTCACTACGAACGGTGGATTTACCCTCACCAACCGATTACGGAAGTGATTGTCAGCGGCGGTGGGGTGCATAACCCGGTTTTGATGCGAGAATTAACCCAACTATTTCATCCAATTCCTGTGTCCACCAGCACCAACTATGGCATTGATCCTGATAGCAAAGAAGCCCTCGCATTTGCAATTTTAGCTTCGGAACGAATTGATTATAAACCTACGAATATCCCAGCGGTTACGGGTGCCAAACGACCGGTTTTATTGGGAAAAATTACGGAATTGTAG
- the murQ gene encoding N-acetylmuramic acid 6-phosphate etherase: MSLTYRGHLLTEQRCPASANLDQHSLVEILHIINQADQQVPMVVGQAIPAIAAAAELIWQQLAQGYSLFYLGAGTSGRLGVLDAAECPPTFSTDPRMVQGVIAGGELALIQAVEGAEDNREQAVLDLQKRGFQTGDVLCGIAAGSTTPYVLAGLEYAGNLGSPTVFITCNPEGAKLIDVDQVILLPVGAEILTGSTRMKAGTATKLVLNMLSTSVMVKLGKVYGNLMVDLRATNSKLWERGTRFVQYLTGLELSAARELLVTAQGQVKTAVVMYHRGVDFATAQQLLQEAQGHLRRVIGDVEIN, translated from the coding sequence ATGTCTTTGACCTATCGAGGGCATTTGTTGACCGAACAACGTTGCCCAGCCAGTGCCAATCTGGATCAACATTCCCTCGTGGAAATTTTGCACATCATTAATCAGGCGGATCAACAGGTGCCGATGGTGGTCGGACAAGCGATTCCTGCCATTGCCGCCGCCGCTGAATTGATTTGGCAACAGCTTGCCCAGGGCTATTCCCTGTTTTATTTGGGAGCGGGTACCAGTGGGCGTTTGGGGGTGTTGGATGCCGCCGAATGTCCCCCCACCTTTTCCACCGATCCGCGCATGGTGCAGGGGGTGATCGCCGGGGGAGAATTGGCTTTGATCCAGGCAGTCGAGGGGGCGGAAGATAACCGGGAACAGGCGGTGCTGGATTTGCAAAAACGGGGGTTTCAAACCGGGGATGTCCTGTGTGGCATTGCCGCTGGTTCCACTACGCCCTATGTGTTGGCAGGTCTGGAATATGCCGGTAATTTAGGCAGTCCTACGGTTTTCATTACGTGTAATCCTGAAGGTGCAAAACTCATTGATGTGGATCAAGTGATCCTATTACCCGTAGGGGCAGAAATTCTCACCGGTTCAACCCGGATGAAAGCGGGGACAGCGACAAAATTAGTTTTGAATATGCTAAGTACTTCAGTGATGGTTAAACTGGGTAAAGTCTATGGAAATTTGATGGTAGATTTGCGGGCAACCAATAGCAAATTGTGGGAACGGGGCACACGATTTGTCCAATATTTAACCGGGTTAGAATTATCGGCGGCACGGGAATTATTAGTCACAGCGCAAGGTCAAGTGAAAACAGCAGTGGTGATGTATCATCGGGGGGTAGATTTTGCCACCGCCCAACAGTTACTTCAGGAAGCGCAAGGGCATTTACGGCGGGTGATTGGGGATGTGGAAATTAACTGA
- the miaA gene encoding tRNA (adenosine(37)-N6)-dimethylallyltransferase MiaA: MISGPTATGKTALGIALAQKLDSVIINADSRQVYRELDIGTAKPTPLQKAQVPHYLIDWVAPTSPVTVAQYQRSAQGVIAQMQGRGKIPLLVGGSGLYVQAVTRGLCIPPVAPQPELRQQLSTYSQRERYEWLQQIDPASASKIHPHDPVRTLRALEVYYVTGTPLSQLQGQKIPDYPVLYLYLDSEQLPHRIRQRTRKMLALGLVQETQRLQVKYGADLPLLKTLGYQEISHYLAGDYSLETAEELIIKHTCQLVKRQRTWFRAQTGLVSINSDRADLIAYSWEKVQEFLTAIGY, encoded by the coding sequence GTGATCAGTGGTCCCACAGCGACAGGGAAAACCGCATTGGGGATTGCTTTAGCACAAAAGTTAGACAGTGTCATTATTAATGCCGATTCCCGACAGGTCTATCGGGAGTTGGATATTGGCACTGCCAAGCCCACCCCGTTGCAGAAAGCCCAGGTTCCCCACTATTTGATTGACTGGGTGGCTCCCACCAGCCCGGTGACGGTTGCCCAGTATCAGCGGTCAGCCCAGGGGGTGATTGCCCAGATGCAGGGGCGGGGGAAAATCCCGTTGTTGGTGGGTGGAAGTGGTCTGTATGTACAGGCGGTGACTCGGGGACTATGTATTCCGCCGGTAGCACCCCAACCGGAATTGCGTCAGCAGTTATCTACTTATAGTCAACGGGAGCGGTATGAATGGCTCCAGCAGATTGACCCAGCGAGTGCCAGCAAAATCCATCCCCATGACCCGGTGCGTACCCTGCGTGCCTTGGAAGTGTATTACGTGACGGGGACACCCCTATCCCAACTCCAGGGGCAAAAAATTCCCGATTATCCAGTTCTATATTTATATTTAGACAGCGAACAACTGCCGCACCGAATTCGCCAACGTACCCGCAAAATGCTTGCCCTGGGATTAGTTCAGGAAACCCAGCGATTACAGGTGAAATATGGGGCTGATTTACCCCTATTAAAAACCCTTGGTTATCAAGAAATTAGCCATTATTTAGCGGGGGATTATTCTTTAGAAACGGCAGAAGAACTGATTATCAAACACACCTGTCAGTTGGTCAAGCGGCAAAGGACTTGGTTCCGGGCACAAACGGGTTTGGTTTCTATCAATAGCGACCGGGCGGATTTAATTGCCTATAGTTGGGAAAAAGTGCAGGAATTTCTGACTGCCATCGGTTATTAA